The Montipora capricornis isolate CH-2021 chromosome 3, ASM3666992v2, whole genome shotgun sequence genome window below encodes:
- the LOC138040401 gene encoding uncharacterized protein, whose product MACTDTSDFCLSSTWQQKKIQHLIWQILKDCPGGYNLHNDVRVVGRDHKEHDENLDKVMRKFEEHGLTLNYEKCVIAAKSMKYMGEVLTGEGLQVSKKRVEAIVDAPRPQNQSEVRSFLGSAQYQAPSGT is encoded by the coding sequence ATGGCCTGTACCGATACAAGCGACTTTTGTTTGAGTTCAAcatggcaacaaaaaaaaattcagcacCTAATATGGCAAATACTAAAGGATTGCCCCGGCGGTTACAACTTGCATAATGATGTGAGAGTAGTGGGGCGTGACCACAAGGAGCATGATGAAAACCTTGACAAAGTAATGCGCAAGTTTGAAGAGCACGGACTGACACTTAACTATGAAAAGTGTGTCATTGCAGCCAAGAGCATGAAGTACATGGGAGAAGTACTCACAGGGGAGGGACTGCAGGTCTCCAAGAAGAGAGTGGAAGCGATTGTTGATGCACCGAGACCCCAAAATCAATCCGAAGTGAGAAGCTTCCTGGGATCTGCCCAATATCAAGCCCCCTCTGGGACCTAA